The sequence TTCTGGCAATTCGGCCAGACGGGCTTCTTGTGCTGCCAACTGCTGTTTCAAAGTGGCCTGATCAGCGGCGCTCAAAGGCGTCTGATCGGCATAAGGCTGCAATAGCGCCAACAGCGCTTCATAAGCAGTTTTAATCTCTTTTGCCATCTCAGGATGCGCCTTAGTCAACATCGGCGCCACCAGACGATAAATGCGGTATGAACCCGCCACATTGGCCTTAACCCCGGCCACATCGGTTTTGGCATAGCGGTTTTTTTGGCCTTGTAATTTACCCTGCTCAGCTTCACGCAACAGCGCCGCTGCAAACTGGATCATTTGATCGGCAGGCACGGACAAGGCCGCCACTTCTTTTTGTAAGGCCTCAATATCGCTCACCAGCTGAGCCGCCACAGGGGCTAGGCCAGCGGTGCTCTTTTCACCAAATAGGCCTTTTTCAAGCTTGTGTAAGCCCTTAAATTTAGGGTCGGCGGCCTGGTCAGCAAACACCGACTCATCGGCCGCAATCGCCATATCTAAAGTAGAAAACTGTTTTAAAACCGGTTCAATGGTTTCGTAGTGCGCTAAAGTGGGCACATACAGGGCTTGAGCAGCCTTCACGTCATTGGCTTGAATCGCATCCACCATGGCGCGCGCGCCCTGTAATAACGCCCCTACTTCGGTACTCACGTACACTTTATATTCTGCTACCGCTCCGACTAGCTCTACCGGCGTTGGCTTGCGGGTGCTGTCTGCGCCCGCAGCGGCTTCCACAATCAGCTTACCGCGAGGGTTAGATAAGAGGCCACAGGCCATCTCATAGGTATCTGGGTCTAAGGTCGTGGTCATTTTCTGGGTAAATCCTGGCGGAATATTCTCGCGCTCGTCAATGATGCGCACGCCTTTTAAGATTTCCCACTCTACGGCACGATTGCTTTGGTTATTGATTAAAAAACGGGTTTTACCTGACTTAATGGTCAACTCCATCGGGTCACATTCATGCTCTAAGATGGTGATTTTGACTTCTTGAATGTCTTCCTTGGCAGCGCCCTTCTCTTTACCTTCGCCGCCACAGGCAGCCAAAGCCAATACAGGCGCCAACAGCGCGCCACGCCACCAAACCGATTCAAACAACGCAGTACTCATGTTCATTCCTATCAGAAATCAAAATCACATCTTAAAATAACAACTAAATCTTAGTTATCCAAACCTAAAGCGCCGCGTAAAGTCGCCAACTCTTCGGCCAAGGCCGCGATTTGTGACTTCATCAATGCTTTATCTTGCTCGGTGACGGCTTCGTAAGATTGGAAACCTTGGCCATCTGTGGTGCGGTATTTATTCAACGTCGCCTCAGCATCGGTGAAGCCAGCTTCAAGCTTGGTCAATAAAGCAGGGTCGGCTTTTTGGATCAGCGGCTTCAACAAGGCCACAATTTTCATAGAACCTTCTAGGTTACCGCTGAAGTCCCATAGGTCAGTACGGCTGTAGCGATCTTCTTCACCGGTGATTTTGGTCATGGCGATCTCTTCCATCAGATCAGCAGCGCCCTGAACCATTTTCACCACTGGAATTTGCTCTTCCTGTAGACGGCTTTGTAATTCCAATACGTTTTTCATCAAGCCCTCAGCATACACCTGAGCACCATCGGTGGTATTGCCTTCAAACAAGATTTTTTCTAAACGGTGAAAGCCTACGAATTCTGGGTCTTCAGCACCTTTTTTGAAGTCATCTTCACGCGCATCAATGATCGGATCTAAGTCACCAAACATTTCAGCAGCCGGTTCAATGCGCTCGTAATGCAAACGAGCAGGCGCATACAGTGCCTGAGCTTCTTCTAGATTACCGGCCTTGATGGCGTCGGTGAAGGCTTTGGTTTTGATCACGAACTCATCGACTTCGGCCAAAACATACAGCTTGTATTGGCTCACCGGCTCAACAAAATCTTCGGCGCTGGGTACCGATTTTTCAGCGGTGGTGGCTTCGGCCGTGGTGACTTTTGCTTCTTCTGTTTTTTCGCTTTGACCGCAGGCAGACAAGGCAAACACGCTGGCAATGGCGCCAGCCAAAACGGCTTTACGTACGGATAACTTCAACATAGCTAAAACTCCTGTTTATTAAATAGCCTGCTTCTTGGCTGGCCAAAAGAAAAAGATTAAAGCGGGGATTAAATAGGCAAAATACACCACCAACTCACCCACGGTTGGGTGATCGTTATAGCCAAATAAGCCCATTAACACTGACCCCAACACCGTATGCGTCGACATAAAGGTATCGGAGGCATCGAACACGATGGTTTGTAAGCCATTCCACAATCCAGCCTCGTGAAAAGACTTCAAAGCGCCGGCTAATAGGCCAGCGGCCACAAACAGAATCAATAGGCCGGTGTATTTGAAAAAACGGCGTAAATCCAAATGCACGCTGCCTTTATAAATGGCCACGCCCAATAAGATGGCCACCACCACGCCTAAAATCGCCCCGGATAGGGCCAACAGGTGGCTGCCATCTTGTTCAAAGAAGCTGAATAAAAAGAAGAGCGACTCCAAGCCCTCACGCGCGAGGGCAAAAAAAGCCATGCCGACCATCATCAGACCTTGGCCCTTGCTTTGATTAAGGGCACTGTCGATGCTGCTGGCCAGTGAATCTTTCAAAGAACGCGATGCTTTACGCATCCAGAAAATCATATAGGTCAAAACCGCCACCGCAATCAATGCTACCGAGCCTTCAAACAACTCTTGGCTACGCTGCGGCATTTCACCGACGGTTACAAACAAAATAACGCCAGCCACCACGCACAGGCCCACCGCAGCGGTAACGCCTAACCAAACGTATTTCATCCAGTGCTGGTTGCCGGTACGGTTTAAATAGCTGGCAATGATGCTGATGATGAGTGAGGCTTCTAAACCTTCACGCAGCATAATTAAAAATGTGGCTAAAAACATGATGCCTACTCGCATACAGAAAGTTCAATAGTAATGATTATCATTAATGGCCGCAATCAATTTTAAAGAGTTTTTTGTGATTACTCAAATAATCAACGGGTTGACTTTTCAAAATAGTTCCACCAAACAGCAATCAAATAAACCAAGTAAAAACAAGCAACTAAAAACCCTCTACTATAAATTATCTGTTACAAATACCGGCCATGCTGACCACAAATACAAACAGGCCGCGGCAAAGCCACGGCCTGTGTCACTACGTCATTGTGGTCATGAAACCG comes from Neisseriaceae bacterium CLB008 and encodes:
- the efeO gene encoding iron uptake system protein EfeO, with the protein product MSTALFESVWWRGALLAPVLALAACGGEGKEKGAAKEDIQEVKITILEHECDPMELTIKSGKTRFLINNQSNRAVEWEILKGVRIIDERENIPPGFTQKMTTTLDPDTYEMACGLLSNPRGKLIVEAAAGADSTRKPTPVELVGAVAEYKVYVSTEVGALLQGARAMVDAIQANDVKAAQALYVPTLAHYETIEPVLKQFSTLDMAIAADESVFADQAADPKFKGLHKLEKGLFGEKSTAGLAPVAAQLVSDIEALQKEVAALSVPADQMIQFAAALLREAEQGKLQGQKNRYAKTDVAGVKANVAGSYRIYRLVAPMLTKAHPEMAKEIKTAYEALLALLQPYADQTPLSAADQATLKQQLAAQEARLAELPEALGLN
- the efeO gene encoding iron uptake system protein EfeO, with amino-acid sequence MLKLSVRKAVLAGAIASVFALSACGQSEKTEEAKVTTAEATTAEKSVPSAEDFVEPVSQYKLYVLAEVDEFVIKTKAFTDAIKAGNLEEAQALYAPARLHYERIEPAAEMFGDLDPIIDAREDDFKKGAEDPEFVGFHRLEKILFEGNTTDGAQVYAEGLMKNVLELQSRLQEEQIPVVKMVQGAADLMEEIAMTKITGEEDRYSRTDLWDFSGNLEGSMKIVALLKPLIQKADPALLTKLEAGFTDAEATLNKYRTTDGQGFQSYEAVTEQDKALMKSQIAALAEELATLRGALGLDN
- the efeU gene encoding iron uptake transporter permease EfeU encodes the protein MFLATFLIMLREGLEASLIISIIASYLNRTGNQHWMKYVWLGVTAAVGLCVVAGVILFVTVGEMPQRSQELFEGSVALIAVAVLTYMIFWMRKASRSLKDSLASSIDSALNQSKGQGLMMVGMAFFALAREGLESLFFLFSFFEQDGSHLLALSGAILGVVVAILLGVAIYKGSVHLDLRRFFKYTGLLILFVAAGLLAGALKSFHEAGLWNGLQTIVFDASDTFMSTHTVLGSVLMGLFGYNDHPTVGELVVYFAYLIPALIFFFWPAKKQAI